A region from the Halobacillus mangrovi genome encodes:
- a CDS encoding cytochrome c oxidase assembly protein, producing the protein MKGLTLELMSYVMAAPFVAALIVYLVLTWLSKRRSRDWPLYRIVLWSLGVVCCLCSVVGPLASLAQHDFYYHMVTHLLLGMLGPLLFVLGAPMTLALRALPAKQARLITRVLRSEPVRILSHPITASILNIGGLWVLYTTNLYALMHHYFLLHLLVHVHVFLAGYLFTISLIYIDPTPHRYSFAYRTLVFIAALAAHGILSKYIYAFPPDGVSRSAAEAAGKLMYYGGDLIDMVIIFIFCLHWYRSSRPRSMA; encoded by the coding sequence ATGAAAGGGTTAACCCTCGAATTGATGTCGTATGTAATGGCTGCTCCATTTGTTGCTGCGCTTATTGTTTACCTGGTTTTAACGTGGTTGAGTAAAAGGCGTTCGAGAGACTGGCCGTTATATCGTATAGTCCTCTGGTCACTAGGTGTCGTTTGTTGTCTATGCTCTGTCGTTGGCCCTTTGGCAAGTCTAGCTCAGCACGATTTCTACTATCATATGGTGACCCACTTGCTATTAGGCATGCTTGGCCCGCTCTTATTTGTATTAGGGGCACCTATGACGCTTGCGCTAAGGGCTCTCCCAGCCAAACAAGCACGTTTAATCACCCGGGTGCTAAGAAGTGAACCGGTGCGTATACTCAGTCATCCCATCACAGCTTCGATATTAAACATTGGTGGGTTGTGGGTTCTATATACTACAAATTTGTATGCACTTATGCATCACTATTTTTTGCTTCATTTACTTGTCCATGTGCACGTGTTCTTAGCGGGATATCTCTTTACCATTTCATTGATATACATCGATCCGACGCCGCATCGATATAGTTTTGCCTACCGAACGTTGGTGTTTATAGCTGCCCTGGCAGCACACGGAATTTTGTCTAAATACATTTATGCGTTTCCCCCTGATGGAGTATCAAGATCGGCTGCAGAGGCTGCTGGTAAATTGATGTATTATGGCGGGGATCTGATAGATATGGTCATTATTTTCATTTTCTGTCTTCATTGGTATAGATCCTCCCGGCCGAGATCTATGGCGTAG
- a CDS encoding YjzC family protein, whose protein sequence is MAERYKTGEKAPKNGTYTFDGLVDGGNESDISEDEKQVKLESGETFPPLRSKKEAAYWKASSN, encoded by the coding sequence ATGGCTGAACGTTACAAGACAGGAGAAAAAGCACCTAAGAATGGCACGTATACGTTTGATGGCTTAGTGGATGGCGGCAACGAGAGTGACATCAGTGAAGATGAGAAACAAGTGAAATTGGAAAGCGGAGAAACCTTCCCACCGCTTCGTTCTAAAAAAGAGGCGGCTTATTGGAAAGCTTCCAGTAACTAA
- a CDS encoding DUF4256 domain-containing protein, producing MKRKNSNDLPLEQKEELLTVLKDRFEKNVNRHKGMEWENVKAKLETNKEKLWSLNEMEKTGGEPDVIDYDEENDVFIFYDCSTESPKGRRSVCYDREALESRKKHKPDNSAMHMASSMGIEILTEVQYRELQELGDFDKKTSSWVQTPTDIRELGGAIFCDFRYGHVFVYHNGAESYYAARGFRGSLRV from the coding sequence ATGAAACGTAAAAACAGCAATGACTTGCCACTAGAACAAAAAGAAGAATTACTTACAGTGTTAAAAGACCGTTTTGAGAAAAACGTGAACCGCCATAAAGGTATGGAATGGGAGAACGTCAAAGCTAAGTTAGAGACTAATAAAGAAAAACTGTGGTCCCTCAATGAAATGGAGAAAACCGGTGGTGAACCGGATGTTATTGACTATGACGAAGAGAATGACGTATTCATTTTTTATGATTGTTCAACGGAAAGTCCTAAAGGACGCAGAAGTGTATGCTACGACCGTGAAGCGCTAGAGTCGAGAAAGAAACATAAGCCTGACAACAGTGCTATGCATATGGCCAGCTCGATGGGGATAGAAATTTTGACGGAAGTGCAATATCGAGAGCTTCAAGAACTTGGAGATTTTGATAAGAAAACGTCGAGTTGGGTGCAAACACCTACTGATATTAGAGAACTCGGTGGCGCAATTTTTTGTGATTTTCGCTACGGTCACGTCTTTGTTTATCATAACGGCGCTGAATCTTACTACGCTGCCAGGGGATTTCGTGGCTCACTAAGGGTCTAA
- a CDS encoding Gfo/Idh/MocA family protein has translation MKRIRWGIIGCGDVTEVKSGPAFQLIENSALQAVMRRNGEKAKDYAERHGVPKWYDRAEDLVHDDEVDAVYIATPPSSHKEYTIMAAQAGKPVYVEKPMANNSEECAEMIHTCERYKVPLFVAYYRRSLPRFLKVKELIEEGTIGEVRFVSIQQTQQIVQTDENGEWPWRVIPEKSGAGLFYDVGSHTLDLFDYLLGPLNDVKGFGLNLANSYPAEDTVSGVWKFESGAVGTGVWNFSSYKNEDDNRIVGTKGEIQFSTFDDKPIILLTDSQEESFYIEHPKHIQHAHIQTVVNELRGVGTCPSTGKTAFRTNKVMDELVKEYYQENIGETYRSM, from the coding sequence ATGAAAAGGATAAGATGGGGCATTATAGGATGCGGGGACGTCACGGAAGTTAAAAGTGGACCCGCTTTTCAACTGATCGAAAACAGTGCTCTGCAAGCTGTGATGAGGAGGAATGGAGAAAAGGCAAAAGATTATGCGGAACGTCATGGAGTGCCAAAATGGTATGATAGAGCAGAGGATTTGGTGCATGATGACGAAGTAGATGCTGTTTATATAGCCACTCCACCTTCTTCACATAAAGAATATACGATTATGGCAGCCCAAGCAGGAAAGCCGGTGTATGTGGAAAAACCAATGGCCAATAATTCGGAAGAATGTGCAGAAATGATACATACATGTGAAAGGTATAAAGTGCCGTTATTTGTTGCCTACTATAGAAGATCTCTGCCAAGGTTCCTGAAAGTGAAAGAGTTAATTGAAGAAGGTACGATTGGAGAAGTACGATTTGTTTCTATTCAGCAGACTCAACAAATCGTTCAAACAGATGAGAATGGTGAATGGCCTTGGAGAGTTATACCTGAAAAAAGTGGAGCAGGATTATTTTACGATGTAGGCTCTCACACTTTAGATCTTTTTGATTATCTGCTTGGACCTTTGAATGATGTAAAGGGGTTTGGTCTTAATCTGGCCAATTCCTATCCAGCGGAAGATACCGTAAGTGGGGTATGGAAGTTTGAAAGTGGGGCTGTTGGGACTGGGGTTTGGAATTTCTCTTCTTATAAAAATGAAGACGATAACCGTATTGTCGGTACAAAAGGAGAAATCCAGTTTTCTACGTTTGATGACAAGCCAATTATTCTATTAACCGACTCCCAGGAAGAGTCTTTTTATATCGAGCATCCTAAACATATCCAACACGCTCATATTCAAACGGTTGTTAATGAATTACGTGGGGTGGGGACTTGTCCAAGCACTGGTAAAACAGCGTTTCGTACCAACAAGGTCATGGATGAGCTTGTCAAAGAGTATTATCAGGAAAATATAGGAGAAACATACCGTTCCATGTGA
- a CDS encoding EamA family transporter: MKIKGITLVFIGAACFGFTPIFVKTGFAYGYSLGEINIAQMLWGFILLWVLSLSKGLTTRGMTKADLWKVMATGTTVGLTSIFYYGAMQYLSASLAIILLFQFVWIGMIYEWVFSKSKPTRVNLISLAITLTGVVFASNVINGKAFDLPPLGLLLGLLSGFSYAGFIYFSGQVATKSHPILRSALMVTGSTILVLVVFFKDIPTYPLLDGRLWIIGAGVALVGAIIPPLFFAGGAPLISGRLANVLSSVELPVAIISAMLILSESVTWLQWFGILLILLAIVVNEMSGMMVKVKSRKRVS, from the coding sequence ATGAAAATCAAAGGCATTACTTTAGTATTCATAGGCGCGGCTTGTTTCGGTTTTACACCTATTTTCGTTAAAACAGGGTTCGCTTACGGATACAGTCTGGGAGAAATCAATATTGCACAAATGCTTTGGGGATTCATCTTGTTGTGGGTATTAAGCTTATCTAAAGGGTTAACGACAAGAGGAATGACGAAAGCAGATTTGTGGAAGGTCATGGCTACGGGAACGACGGTGGGTTTGACGAGTATTTTTTATTATGGGGCGATGCAATATTTATCCGCTTCTTTAGCTATTATTCTTCTATTCCAATTTGTTTGGATCGGAATGATTTATGAATGGGTATTTAGCAAAAGTAAACCGACTAGAGTAAATCTAATTTCTTTAGCCATTACATTAACCGGTGTTGTTTTTGCTTCAAATGTGATTAATGGGAAAGCCTTTGACTTACCACCTTTAGGACTGCTTCTCGGATTGTTATCCGGGTTTTCCTATGCAGGATTTATTTACTTTAGTGGTCAAGTAGCGACGAAATCACATCCGATTCTTCGCAGTGCCTTAATGGTAACTGGATCAACGATACTCGTCCTAGTTGTGTTCTTCAAAGATATTCCGACCTATCCTCTTCTTGATGGTCGGTTATGGATCATCGGTGCAGGAGTTGCCTTAGTCGGTGCCATTATCCCACCGCTGTTCTTTGCCGGAGGAGCCCCGCTCATATCTGGACGCCTTGCGAATGTATTGAGCTCGGTTGAACTCCCTGTAGCGATCATCTCAGCCATGCTCATTCTTTCTGAGTCTGTCACATGGCTGCAGTGGTTTGGAATTTTACTCATTCTCTTAGCTATTGTTGTCAACGAAATGAGCGGTATGATGGTCAAGGTCAAATCAAGAAAACGCGTGAGTTAA
- a CDS encoding VOC family protein translates to MKKVTPFLMFQDGNAEEAMKFYTSVIDGSEIRSVTRYGAEGPGKEGTVMQAVFSLKDQEIMCIDSPTPHDFDFTPSFSLFITCETMAELERLFEKLGENGEALMPLDHYGFSQKFGWVVDRYGVSWQLNLE, encoded by the coding sequence GTGAAAAAAGTCACCCCCTTTTTAATGTTTCAAGATGGAAACGCTGAAGAGGCAATGAAGTTCTACACTTCTGTTATTGATGGTTCAGAAATCAGATCGGTGACTCGCTATGGAGCGGAAGGACCAGGGAAAGAAGGAACGGTAATGCAAGCAGTATTCTCCTTAAAAGATCAGGAAATTATGTGTATAGATAGCCCAACGCCTCATGATTTCGATTTTACCCCTTCCTTCTCGTTATTTATTACATGTGAAACGATGGCAGAACTCGAACGGCTCTTCGAGAAGTTAGGTGAAAATGGAGAAGCATTAATGCCTCTCGATCATTACGGTTTCAGTCAGAAATTCGGGTGGGTAGTTGACCGGTACGGAGTTTCTTGGCAATTGAACCTCGAATAA
- a CDS encoding L,D-transpeptidase family protein — translation MLLRKTAFALGILGMSFSLLVMPTEAAQNEAIIINKSNNQLAFYENGTLQKVFPVATGRTRSLTPEGKFSLVNKVKNRPWYKENIPGGDPRNPLGARWLGIKVPGDWGHTSGNLYGVHGTNDPASIGTYASSGCIRMYNKDVIWLYDRADKNIPVYITSSSSSFTTLAQNYGVGKAKKVVAEYETFNETLRYGSKGESVKILQRKLDISVDGSFGKQTLSAVKKFQKSKGLIADGVVGPKTRKALFSH, via the coding sequence ATGCTACTAAGAAAAACCGCATTTGCATTAGGGATTTTGGGAATGAGTTTTAGTTTGTTGGTGATGCCGACAGAAGCTGCACAGAACGAAGCAATTATTATTAACAAAAGTAACAACCAACTAGCTTTTTATGAAAACGGTACTTTACAAAAAGTGTTTCCTGTAGCAACTGGAAGAACGAGGAGTTTAACTCCGGAAGGGAAATTTTCTTTAGTAAATAAGGTTAAAAACAGGCCATGGTATAAAGAAAACATTCCAGGTGGAGATCCTCGCAATCCACTAGGCGCGCGGTGGCTGGGGATAAAAGTTCCTGGAGATTGGGGACATACATCGGGAAATCTTTATGGAGTGCATGGAACAAATGATCCGGCCTCAATTGGAACCTACGCTTCCAGCGGTTGTATCCGTATGTATAACAAAGATGTAATCTGGCTGTATGATCGTGCGGATAAGAATATTCCTGTCTACATTACAAGCTCTTCTTCATCCTTCACTACGTTAGCGCAAAATTATGGGGTGGGTAAAGCCAAAAAAGTAGTCGCAGAATATGAAACCTTTAACGAGACCTTAAGATATGGCAGTAAAGGGGAATCAGTAAAAATTCTCCAGAGAAAACTTGACATTAGCGTTGATGGGTCTTTTGGAAAACAAACCTTATCTGCTGTAAAGAAATTTCAAAAATCAAAAGGGTTAATCGCTGATGGGGTTGTAGGACCAAAAACTAGGAAAGCCTTATTCAGTCATTAG
- a CDS encoding class I SAM-dependent methyltransferase, with translation MTKPLYDAHYQEQHYFGNPYHGLVAFFEAYEPKGHVLDLGCGQGRDSLSLGRLRYTVTGVDVSTVGLDQMNQAARDEQLNVTGKLGDVYTYPVAAEYDIVLLDSMLHFYKKDVENETKFVQRIASELKNSGVLAIFMMQGEKRETYLKRVLDEMEFEWEVLADRYTDYPEFNTRYHMYIVKKDS, from the coding sequence ATGACGAAACCACTCTACGATGCACATTATCAAGAACAGCATTATTTCGGAAACCCCTACCATGGACTTGTGGCATTCTTTGAGGCATACGAGCCGAAAGGGCATGTCCTTGATCTAGGATGCGGACAAGGCAGAGATTCATTAAGCTTAGGAAGGTTAAGGTACACAGTGACAGGCGTCGATGTCTCCACTGTCGGGCTCGATCAAATGAATCAAGCCGCCCGTGACGAGCAGTTGAACGTAACCGGGAAATTAGGAGATGTTTACACGTACCCAGTAGCTGCGGAATACGATATTGTCCTGCTGGATTCGATGCTGCATTTTTATAAAAAGGATGTCGAAAACGAAACGAAGTTCGTCCAGCGTATTGCTTCAGAGTTGAAAAATAGTGGGGTGTTGGCCATTTTCATGATGCAAGGGGAAAAGAGAGAGACATACTTGAAGCGTGTGCTGGATGAGATGGAGTTCGAGTGGGAAGTACTTGCTGACCGCTATACAGACTACCCGGAATTCAACACTCGCTATCATATGTATATCGTGAAAAAAGACAGTTGA
- a CDS encoding histidine phosphatase family protein, whose amino-acid sequence MELVFIRHGQGEHTLNLPESLHTSDPDLTEEGTIQAKSLKKQFPLSKADVIIISPTRRTLQTARIWSEDIKCSKIVSPLVSPRMFTQKSEWQTLPCDEILSKEIIKEDFSGLHIEEERSNEWWYEGINKLPDKKFKVLAKDFLKWCKQFENKRIYIVSHDGTITSYSQLLIGREFTRNDFQKETGVIKVNF is encoded by the coding sequence GTGGAGCTAGTATTTATAAGACACGGACAAGGAGAGCATACCTTGAATTTACCTGAAAGTTTACATACGTCAGATCCCGACTTAACTGAGGAAGGGACCATTCAAGCTAAATCACTAAAAAAACAATTTCCTTTATCAAAAGCAGATGTGATAATAATTAGTCCAACGAGAAGAACATTACAGACAGCACGAATTTGGAGTGAAGATATCAAGTGTAGCAAAATAGTAAGCCCTTTAGTTTCTCCAAGAATGTTTACTCAAAAATCAGAGTGGCAGACGCTTCCTTGCGATGAAATTCTCTCAAAGGAAATAATAAAAGAGGACTTCTCTGGTTTACACATCGAAGAGGAACGATCTAATGAGTGGTGGTATGAAGGTATAAATAAATTACCCGATAAAAAGTTTAAAGTATTAGCGAAGGATTTCCTGAAATGGTGCAAACAATTTGAAAATAAAAGGATCTATATAGTTTCTCACGATGGAACGATAACGTCGTATAGTCAGCTGCTTATCGGTAGAGAATTCACAAGAAATGATTTTCAAAAAGAAACTGGGGTTATAAAAGTTAACTTTTAA
- a CDS encoding DUF4260 domain-containing protein — protein MSKILLHIEGLIVLLVSVYFYAQINGSWGQFFLCLLVPDISMLGYLINNATGSIIYNMGHTYIIPLLLIMLSLIIKQELMLEVSLIWIAHIGMDRTFGYGLKYPNNFKNTHLQKV, from the coding sequence ATGAGCAAAATATTATTGCATATTGAAGGACTCATTGTATTACTAGTTTCTGTATATTTTTATGCTCAAATAAACGGGAGTTGGGGGCAATTCTTCCTTTGTTTACTTGTGCCAGATATATCTATGTTGGGTTACTTAATTAATAATGCAACAGGATCAATTATTTATAACATGGGGCATACGTATATCATCCCATTATTACTCATCATGCTTAGTCTGATTATCAAACAAGAATTGATGTTGGAAGTAAGTCTTATTTGGATTGCCCACATTGGAATGGATAGAACATTCGGCTACGGTTTGAAGTATCCAAATAATTTTAAAAATACCCACTTACAAAAAGTCTAG
- a CDS encoding DMT family transporter: protein MRSVGISLVILAAIFWGISGGIANILMNKGWDPIVISLYRGTVGFVCFFAWFLLRFKQNWTSSTRLYIWSLLAGIGVAGNFTFYFLTIQASSVAIAATLMYTAPVFVLVISFLLRIEPSTWFKWGCISGVLMGIIMLTGAYNTHSISVGFIGVSFGLAAGLSYALFIFGFKHASSIGKPQTTLTIAFFSFCLILSLVADIDEAASVVTSNDIGWFLLLGILGAGVSFIFYVIGIQWTAPTTASMVAMVEPVTASLFGFLLIGDHLSIIQLLGMVLILVTVIVLSVKKPPHPQYGQEPLHFCEHENRN from the coding sequence ATGAGGTCTGTAGGTATAAGCTTAGTTATCCTTGCAGCTATATTCTGGGGCATTAGTGGGGGAATCGCAAATATATTAATGAACAAGGGCTGGGATCCTATTGTGATTTCCCTTTATCGAGGTACTGTTGGCTTTGTATGTTTTTTTGCATGGTTTCTTTTACGCTTTAAACAAAATTGGACCTCCTCTACTCGTTTATACATATGGTCCTTATTAGCTGGAATTGGTGTTGCAGGGAATTTCACTTTTTATTTTCTCACGATCCAAGCTTCAAGTGTGGCTATTGCTGCTACTTTAATGTACACAGCACCGGTGTTCGTCCTTGTCATCTCTTTTTTATTACGAATAGAACCTTCAACTTGGTTTAAATGGGGATGCATATCGGGTGTACTTATGGGGATTATCATGCTTACAGGTGCCTACAATACCCATTCGATATCAGTGGGTTTTATAGGGGTATCATTCGGGCTTGCTGCCGGCCTTTCCTATGCACTATTTATATTCGGATTTAAACATGCCTCCTCTATTGGAAAGCCACAGACCACCTTAACCATCGCGTTCTTTTCATTTTGTCTCATCCTTTCACTTGTAGCAGACATTGATGAAGCCGCTAGTGTGGTGACGTCAAACGACATAGGTTGGTTTCTCTTATTGGGGATCCTGGGTGCTGGAGTTTCATTTATATTTTATGTGATTGGCATTCAGTGGACTGCTCCAACTACTGCTTCAATGGTCGCTATGGTTGAGCCGGTAACAGCTTCATTATTCGGTTTCCTGCTTATCGGAGACCATTTGTCCATCATTCAACTTCTTGGAATGGTGCTCATCCTGGTTACGGTTATCGTACTTAGCGTGAAGAAGCCTCCTCACCCTCAATATGGGCAAGAACCCCTTCATTTTTGCGAACATGAAAATCGTAACTAA
- a CDS encoding VOC family protein, whose translation MIDRLDTVCIKVKDVEKSSNWYQEVLGFGVAFEGNGYRVLSVGNGVPLTIEEGLTSMSTNQSYPIFFSKNIEDTYSSLKSQGVQIDPLHNDDVSHFFDFYDLDGNKLQVCYFE comes from the coding sequence ATGATTGATCGATTGGACACCGTTTGTATAAAAGTAAAGGACGTAGAGAAATCCAGTAATTGGTATCAGGAAGTCTTAGGATTCGGAGTTGCATTCGAGGGTAACGGATATCGAGTTTTAAGCGTTGGAAATGGTGTGCCACTAACGATTGAAGAGGGATTAACCTCTATGAGTACGAATCAGAGTTATCCAATATTCTTTTCAAAAAATATTGAGGACACTTATTCAAGTTTAAAAAGTCAGGGTGTACAAATAGATCCACTACATAACGATGATGTAAGTCATTTTTTTGATTTTTACGACTTGGATGGTAATAAATTGCAAGTGTGTTACTTTGAATAA
- a CDS encoding SRPBCC family protein — MSEYEAASGLRTNVDGRVLVMERTFHAPQSLLFQAYSDSKQLSDWWGPQGWETENRTFEFKPGGTWLYCMRCMDKAQGDFYGQESWGKATFNEIVEPEKIVYTDVFADEKGNAVEGMPKMEITIEFKEKEGNSKLVVISEFASEAQLKEVLGMGMIEGFNSQLDRLDEHLEKHQ, encoded by the coding sequence ATGTCTGAATACGAAGCAGCCAGCGGTCTGAGGACAAACGTTGATGGGCGAGTGTTAGTCATGGAGAGGACCTTTCATGCTCCGCAGAGTCTTCTGTTTCAAGCTTATTCAGATTCAAAGCAATTATCGGATTGGTGGGGACCACAAGGATGGGAAACGGAAAATCGTACATTCGAGTTTAAGCCAGGTGGTACGTGGCTTTACTGTATGAGGTGTATGGATAAGGCCCAGGGAGATTTTTACGGCCAAGAGTCCTGGGGAAAAGCGACGTTTAATGAAATCGTGGAGCCGGAAAAAATTGTTTATACGGATGTTTTTGCCGATGAGAAAGGAAACGCAGTCGAAGGCATGCCAAAAATGGAAATCACAATTGAGTTCAAGGAAAAGGAAGGGAACTCAAAGCTAGTGGTTATATCTGAATTTGCATCTGAAGCACAGTTGAAAGAAGTTTTAGGAATGGGAATGATTGAAGGTTTCAATTCGCAATTGGATCGACTCGACGAACACCTCGAAAAGCACCAGTGA
- a CDS encoding DUF421 domain-containing protein — MEWDFIWKAALIVVVGTFLLRIAGRKTISQMTLAETVIMIAIGSLLIQPVAGKNVWVTFMVGGILILTLLAMEYVQVKSDGLERLITGKSKVVIQNGKIQVKTLSRLRMTVDQLEMNLRQRNVTNITDVDWATLEPNGQVGFTLKQDSQPVTKKDLNQLIQALESNAQQLAQLKLQLATEEAQPKQNIFTEINDKRAKENFPDQLQ; from the coding sequence ATGGAATGGGACTTTATTTGGAAAGCGGCACTCATTGTTGTCGTAGGTACTTTTCTATTACGCATTGCAGGTAGAAAAACAATTTCACAAATGACTTTGGCTGAGACCGTTATTATGATTGCAATTGGTTCTTTGCTCATACAGCCGGTCGCTGGTAAGAACGTATGGGTGACCTTTATGGTGGGAGGAATATTAATTTTGACTTTGCTTGCCATGGAATATGTTCAAGTGAAATCTGATGGACTAGAGAGGTTGATTACGGGTAAGTCAAAAGTTGTCATTCAAAATGGAAAAATCCAAGTGAAAACGCTCTCCAGATTGCGGATGACAGTGGACCAGCTTGAGATGAATTTACGCCAGAGAAATGTTACGAATATAACTGATGTTGATTGGGCCACGTTAGAGCCGAATGGGCAAGTAGGTTTTACTTTGAAGCAAGATTCTCAACCTGTGACAAAGAAGGATTTAAACCAATTGATTCAGGCATTAGAAAGCAATGCTCAACAGTTGGCGCAATTGAAGCTTCAGTTGGCTACAGAAGAGGCTCAGCCAAAACAGAATATTTTTACCGAGATCAATGACAAACGAGCGAAAGAAAACTTTCCAGACCAACTACAATAA
- a CDS encoding sulfite exporter TauE/SafE family protein — protein sequence MTILSFLAILAVGIGSGFINVMAGGGSLLTMPMLIIFGLPSAVANGTNRIALFAQNLVAIASFRNSGYFDWKFSTMLAIPALLGSIVGARFAISLPDEIFNKILSIVMLVVLAIIVWKPHKRLSTEVSQNTWPRRIGLIVIFFFVGIYGGFIQAGVGFIIIAALTLVSGLSLVKINSIKVFIVAIYTASALAVFIINDQIHWGYGFTLAAGMSIGALLGSRFAVKHGEKWVQRILIVAVIAMAIKLLFT from the coding sequence ATGACAATATTATCTTTCTTAGCCATTTTAGCCGTAGGAATCGGATCCGGGTTTATTAACGTTATGGCTGGAGGTGGATCGCTCTTAACGATGCCCATGCTCATCATTTTCGGGCTGCCTTCTGCTGTAGCCAATGGAACGAATCGCATTGCTTTATTTGCTCAAAACCTTGTGGCCATTGCATCTTTTAGGAACAGTGGTTATTTTGACTGGAAATTCAGTACGATGCTGGCGATTCCTGCGTTACTCGGTTCGATTGTAGGTGCACGATTTGCGATATCGTTGCCTGATGAAATTTTTAACAAGATTCTATCTATTGTGATGCTTGTGGTTTTAGCGATTATCGTTTGGAAACCGCACAAGAGGCTTTCCACTGAAGTTTCTCAAAACACATGGCCAAGAAGAATCGGTCTTATCGTGATCTTCTTTTTCGTCGGAATCTATGGGGGGTTTATCCAGGCAGGTGTCGGCTTTATTATCATTGCTGCGCTTACGCTTGTATCTGGTCTTTCTCTTGTTAAAATCAATAGTATCAAGGTCTTCATTGTTGCGATCTATACGGCTTCAGCCTTAGCTGTTTTTATTATTAATGACCAGATTCATTGGGGATATGGGTTTACACTTGCGGCAGGGATGAGTATAGGAGCCTTACTCGGAAGTAGGTTTGCCGTTAAGCACGGAGAAAAATGGGTACAGCGCATATTGATTGTGGCTGTAATCGCGATGGCTATTAAGCTGTTGTTTACATAG
- a CDS encoding DUF2243 domain-containing protein, translated as MNTSKNRSKHLSKNLWSGFLFGIGMAAFVDETVFHQLLHWHHFYDKSTTTVGLVSDGFFHAFSWFSTIGGLFLVADLRRRKAFWFKRWWGGVLLGAGLFQFYDGTIQHKLMRLHQIRYDVYILPYDIIWNALALIMIAIGVFLLIRTNTKNALGVYE; from the coding sequence ATGAACACTTCTAAGAACCGTTCGAAACATTTGTCAAAAAATCTTTGGTCAGGGTTTTTGTTTGGGATCGGGATGGCTGCTTTTGTTGATGAGACAGTATTTCACCAACTGTTACATTGGCACCATTTTTATGATAAGTCTACGACTACGGTCGGACTTGTTTCCGATGGTTTTTTTCACGCTTTTAGCTGGTTTTCTACCATCGGCGGTTTATTCTTAGTTGCTGATCTTCGCCGGCGGAAAGCTTTTTGGTTCAAGAGATGGTGGGGAGGAGTACTCTTAGGGGCTGGACTTTTTCAGTTTTATGATGGCACCATTCAGCACAAACTCATGCGTCTTCACCAGATCAGATACGATGTTTACATCTTGCCCTACGACATTATATGGAACGCACTGGCTCTGATCATGATTGCGATCGGAGTGTTTTTGCTTATAAGGACAAATACAAAAAATGCATTAGGGGTCTATGAGTAA